The Alteribacter keqinensis DNA segment CCGTCGGGAAAATAAAGATGTTTTCGGATCAGCTCGTAATGCTCTTTCATTTCCTCTTCATCAAACAGCTCACTGATCATGCTGCGGGTCATCGGCAGAAGCCGGTATTCGATTCCGGTTTTGCTGTCGGAAGGATGAACCATTTTTTCAGGGTTTTCCTTGTCCGCAAAATATAAAAACCCTGAGATCACTTTATCGTCACGGAGGAACTTCTGATAATCCCGTTTAACCCCTTCAGACAGGCGCTTCACTTCGGCAGCTTCTTCCGGAGCCGCTTCCTCGAGCATTTCACCGAGGCGCGTTAACGATTGGTATGTTAACGCCACGGTCCAACTGCTCACCATATACTGCTTGAGCTCCTGGTTCGCCGGCTGCAATGTGTCATCCCAGTCTCCGTCACCGTAGGAAGACAGGAACGTATCGTGAAGGAAGTTCGCCTTAATATAGTCAATTTGTTTGTTCACGTGCGCAAGTAAAGAAGGCTGATGCTCGGTAAACGTCTTGTTGCTTCTGTCAGTGTAAGGCAGTTCCTCTTGCAGTATCGCCGTATCACCGGTTATCTTCAGATAATCAGCCAGCAGTTTCAGCGGCCAGACGATAATGTCCCCGTGGCTTTCCTCCTGCTGGACTTTCGTATACTCATCGAACATAAACCACTGCGGCCAGTTGCCTGTATCCTCATACTGGTGGGCATAAACGGTTTTGATAATGTCTTTTACCCGGTCGTATTTCTGCATGGCGAGGAAATATTCCGCAGGTCCCTGGCACACATCCCTTGTGCCCCATGCCGCTGCCGTATACTGCTCCAGCCCGTGCGGCACCGCGTAATGGACAAGCATGTTATGGGTATACCACCAAGCGAGCGTATTAAGCTTTTCCACGTCTTCAGCCATTCCTCCGTGATGCTCGAGCTTGAACCCGTTCATCAGCTCCTTAGCGTACTGGCGGTAGCTTTCCTTCTCCTGCTGAAACACCTTATCAGAGCCAAAGTCAAATTCCCCGGTTAAGCTGCCGGCAATCGTCAGACGCCACTCGGCTGCTTCTTCCAGTTCAAAGGCGATTAAGGACGCTGTTCCGTGAACCAGGCCGTCCACTAACGCCTTTTCGTCCGCCATTTCAGACGGAACACTGAACGAGAACCTGTAGCTCAGTTCCGGGTGAACCTCCCGGCTTGGGGCATTTCCATCAGCCGTCACAACGTAAGTCCCGTCTTTTTCCTCAATATAAAAAGGTACTTCGTATTCGTTTGGGGCCATCGACAGCTGGTTCGTCACGAGGAACCGGTACGGCTTTTGCTGCTTCGATTCAATGTGCAGCGTTACTTCCGCATCACGGACCGAGGTGAAATTCGTCACAACGATCAGGTCATCCTCTGTTTTGTAGTACCAGCGGGCGTAGTTAAAGCCCATCTCAAACAGGGACGGCATCGTGAGCAGGCAGTATCTGCCGTCTTTTTCAATGTAAATGCGCTGGCCGGACGTTTTCGGTATATTCAAGGCGTTGCGTGGGTTGGTCATCAGTTTATTAAGTGACGTATTCCCTACAGCAATCTGGGCGTTGAAGATCCCGGTCATGTAGGCCGTCGTGGTAATCATTTCCTGATCCGGATCGCCGTGATCAGCTGTCATCAGAATGTGTCCGTGGGGGCGCTCCACGTTACGTTCTTTTGCAGGAAAAACAACATGCTCCTGTGTCGGCGTGAAAAAGGCCCCCAGTTCGTCTCCCATTTTCTCTTCAAATCGCTTTTCAGGAAAAAGAGCGTCTACCTCCTCTGACGTCAGAGGAAACGTTTGGAGGCTTTCCCCGGTCCGTGTCTGTACCGGGCCTGTCTCACCCTCAGTTAACCCGTACGTTTTGTTCTCCACACGCTCCCAGGCGGCCTGCAGCTGATCCTGAAATTCCAGCTTCTTCACAGGTTCCGGGTGGTTGTCTTTAAACAGCCCGTAAAAGACTGTGGTGCGGCTTCCGTTTAGGGGTTCCCGGACGGCTTTCAGTCCGGTGTAGGCAAATTCATACTGGTAGTTTTCATTTGGAAACGCCTCGCTCTTTAACAGCTCAGGCTCGTCTGTTTCTTTATAGGACAGGCCGAAAAACTGAAAGCCGTCCGTTACATAGCCGTCCGCACCCGTAAGGCAGCCCTGCTGCACATACGGATTTCCGCCTGGCTGCGGCTGATTCTGCCTGCTGGCGATCACAAAGCCCTTATCTTCCGTGTCGAACGGCTTATGGTCGATATACTGGGAGGCGTACGCTTCATTGGTCCGGACCATGGCCTTTGCGCCGAGCCCGAGATCCTGTCCGTACACCACATCCACTTCCGCTCCGTCCCCTTCCAGGTCCACCTTCCAGAACCAGGTGCCTGTCGGGTCAGGTGAAAAAGTGACGACGTACGATACATTTTCAAAGCTTCCCTTCCACTCCACCGCTTCGTCCCCGAAAGAAACACTCGACGGGGATTTCACGCCGAGCATCGGGCTCCACTGAATCCCTCCCCCGGAATGAACCCGCAGATACAGGTTATTCAGAGAGCCGTCAATCGTATTACTGTTCCATTGGTTGATCATAGCCTGCCCTGAACGGATCTCATAAAGATCCCCTGTCGGTAAAAACATATATGTCAAATCCCCGGATGTAATCTCGTGATCATTGATTGGTCTTGTTTCTATTTTCATCAAAGAATCTCTCCTCGCCATAAGCTCTGTTGCGGTGTTCTCCTACTCCTGTCCAGATCTCCCGGCGGGACTGTAGGAAAAACGACCTTCCTCTGTATTCCTGCTGTCGGGCCCGACACTGACGATAAACTCCCCCGCATCGCACGTATAGGTCAAATCACTGTGGTGGTATTTCAGGCTTTCTTCATCCACCTCGAACACCACCTGCTTTGTTTCACCAGGCTCCAGATGAATTTTACTAAAGCCCTTCAGCTCTTTAACAGGGCGGACCACTTCCCCGACAAGGTCGCGGACGTACATCTGGACAGTTTCCTCACCGGCCACCGCTCCTGTGTTCTGTACATTAACAGAAACACGGATCGTTCCGTTTTCCTCCATGACTTCCGAGGAAAGGGCAAGGCTTGAGTAGGTAAAAGTGGTGTAGCTCAGGCCGAAACCGAATGGAAATAACGGACCGTTCGGTGCGTCTAGATACTTGGAGGCAAACCGGTCCTCGGGATCAATCTGATCCTTCGGCCGTCCTGTATTAAACGAATTGTAGTAAACCGGCACCTGCCCAACGTTGTGGGGAAAGGACATGGTCAGTTTTCCGGAAGGGTTCGTGTCACCGAACAGGAGATCAGCCACGGCATGCCCTGCTTCTGTGCCCGGATACCAAGCCTCAAGAACAGCGTTCGATTCATCAACCACGCCGTGCAAATCGAGGGGACGTCCGTTGAAGAGAACGGTCACAAGGGGTTTACCGAGCTTCTTGACTTCTGCAACCAGCTGAAGCTGGGCGTCAGGCAGTTTTATATTGGTTCTGCTCCCTGCCTCGCCGCTCATCTCGGAATGCTCTCCGAGGGCCAGAACAACCACCTCGGCCTGCTTTGCTGCTTCAACGGCTGCCTCGAGCTGTTCAGGTAAGACTGCTTCGATGTCACAGCCCTTTTCAACTGCCGGCTCGGTGTCGAGCTTTTCGGTCATTCCTGTTCTGACAGAAACGACATCCTTCTCTTCTCCGAAAATGGACCACGGACCCATGAGATCCGTGCTTTCGGCAAACGGGCCGATCAGCGCCACGTTCTGGCTCTTCCTTAACGGCAGCACGCCTTCATTTTTCAGAAGGACACAGGACTTGGCCGCCGTTTCCCGGGCCGCTTTGCGGTGGGTCTCCGAGAGCATCACTGTTTCTTCCAGTTCCGTGTCTGCTCCGCGGTACGGAT contains these protein-coding regions:
- a CDS encoding glycoside hydrolase family 3 N-terminal domain-containing protein — translated: MNETKLHDLIEKMTLEEKAAQMSQVVSSFIHKGSSDEKITGPFAGMEVANEDMTGSGSVLGATGADNLRTIQKAYLERSRLGIPLLFMADVIHGYKTVFPVPLALGCTWDPKAVEESAAIAAKESAAAGLHVTFSPMVDLVRDPRWGRVMESTGEDPYLNGVLARALVRGYQGDDLKNDQSKLAACVKHFAAYGAPEGGRDYNTVDMSRRQLMEYYLPAYEAALDEGAELVMTAFNTVEGIPATSNKWLMRDLLRKEMGFDGVLISDWGAVQEAIPHGVAADNRDAALKAVTAGLDIEMMTPCYVQHLKTLVEENVISEALLDEAVLRILKLKNKLGLFENPYRGADTELEETVMLSETHRKAARETAAKSCVLLKNEGVLPLRKSQNVALIGPFAESTDLMGPWSIFGEEKDVVSVRTGMTEKLDTEPAVEKGCDIEAVLPEQLEAAVEAAKQAEVVVLALGEHSEMSGEAGSRTNIKLPDAQLQLVAEVKKLGKPLVTVLFNGRPLDLHGVVDESNAVLEAWYPGTEAGHAVADLLFGDTNPSGKLTMSFPHNVGQVPVYYNSFNTGRPKDQIDPEDRFASKYLDAPNGPLFPFGFGLSYTTFTYSSLALSSEVMEENGTIRVSVNVQNTGAVAGEETVQMYVRDLVGEVVRPVKELKGFSKIHLEPGETKQVVFEVDEESLKYHHSDLTYTCDAGEFIVSVGPDSRNTEEGRFSYSPAGRSGQE
- a CDS encoding GH36-type glycosyl hydrolase domain-containing protein — translated: MKIETRPINDHEITSGDLTYMFLPTGDLYEIRSGQAMINQWNSNTIDGSLNNLYLRVHSGGGIQWSPMLGVKSPSSVSFGDEAVEWKGSFENVSYVVTFSPDPTGTWFWKVDLEGDGAEVDVVYGQDLGLGAKAMVRTNEAYASQYIDHKPFDTEDKGFVIASRQNQPQPGGNPYVQQGCLTGADGYVTDGFQFFGLSYKETDEPELLKSEAFPNENYQYEFAYTGLKAVREPLNGSRTTVFYGLFKDNHPEPVKKLEFQDQLQAAWERVENKTYGLTEGETGPVQTRTGESLQTFPLTSEEVDALFPEKRFEEKMGDELGAFFTPTQEHVVFPAKERNVERPHGHILMTADHGDPDQEMITTTAYMTGIFNAQIAVGNTSLNKLMTNPRNALNIPKTSGQRIYIEKDGRYCLLTMPSLFEMGFNYARWYYKTEDDLIVVTNFTSVRDAEVTLHIESKQQKPYRFLVTNQLSMAPNEYEVPFYIEEKDGTYVVTADGNAPSREVHPELSYRFSFSVPSEMADEKALVDGLVHGTASLIAFELEEAAEWRLTIAGSLTGEFDFGSDKVFQQEKESYRQYAKELMNGFKLEHHGGMAEDVEKLNTLAWWYTHNMLVHYAVPHGLEQYTAAAWGTRDVCQGPAEYFLAMQKYDRVKDIIKTVYAHQYEDTGNWPQWFMFDEYTKVQQEESHGDIIVWPLKLLADYLKITGDTAILQEELPYTDRSNKTFTEHQPSLLAHVNKQIDYIKANFLHDTFLSSYGDGDWDDTLQPANQELKQYMVSSWTVALTYQSLTRLGEMLEEAAPEEAAEVKRLSEGVKRDYQKFLRDDKVISGFLYFADKENPEKMVHPSDSKTGIEYRLLPMTRSMISELFDEEEMKEHYELIRKHLYFPDGVRLMNKPARYDGGVSKHFKRAEQAANFGREIGLQYVHAHIRFIEAMAKIGKGKVAWEALKVINPVGIGDAVPNAEMRQSNAYFSSSDGKFNTRYEAAEKFDQLKSGQVKVKGGWRIYSSGPGIYLNQLVSNVLGVREEGDMVIFDPVLDAGLDGLTFEFAVGGRPVTIRYRLSGEENASGGRVTVNGEEVPSGVLSNRYRNSGVKISKTHIHSDEKNEIDVFV